In the Selenomonadales bacterium genome, one interval contains:
- the sigH gene encoding RNA polymerase sporulation sigma factor SigH codes for MKQNSQQDELYRGFESMTDEEVVVEAKEHDNSAALDYLIHKYRNFVRAKARSYFLIGADREDIIQEGMIGLYKAIRDFRADKLSSFRAFAELCVQRQIITAIKTATRQKHIPLNSYVSLNKPIYDEDSDRTLLDVLSGSKISDPEELVISREEFIDIEAKMGQILSDLEWKVLMSYLDGKSYQEIAVELGRHVKSIDNALQRVKRKLERYLENRADDTDVTGVYQGLSGLNRSLYHIAERKAER; via the coding sequence ATGAAACAAAATTCACAGCAAGATGAATTGTATCGTGGATTTGAAAGCATGACTGATGAAGAAGTCGTAGTAGAGGCCAAAGAACACGACAACAGCGCGGCACTCGACTACTTGATTCATAAATATCGCAACTTCGTACGAGCAAAAGCCCGCTCGTACTTCCTGATCGGTGCGGACAGAGAAGACATTATCCAAGAAGGCATGATCGGTCTTTATAAGGCGATCCGTGACTTCCGCGCAGATAAGCTGTCCTCGTTCCGCGCGTTCGCCGAACTGTGCGTACAGCGCCAGATCATCACGGCGATCAAGACAGCAACAAGACAGAAACATATTCCGCTCAACTCGTATGTATCGCTCAACAAACCGATCTACGATGAAGACTCGGACAGAACGCTCCTTGATGTGTTGTCGGGCTCGAAGATATCCGACCCCGAAGAACTCGTCATCAGCAGAGAAGAATTCATCGATATCGAAGCGAAGATGGGGCAGATCTTAAGCGACCTCGAGTGGAAAGTACTCATGTCGTACCTCGACGGCAAATCGTACCAAGAGATCGCCGTTGAGCTCGGAAGACACGTTAAATCGATCGACAATGCATTGCAGCGCGTTAAGAGGAAATTGGAACGATATCTGGAAAACCGCGCAGACGATACGGATGTGACGGGAGTATACCAAGGATTATCGGGTCTTAACAGAAGCTTGTATCATATTGCAGAGCGTAAAGCAGAACGATAA
- a CDS encoding 6-phosphofructokinase: MRNIAVLTGGGDCPGLNAVLRAVVRTAISQGVSVWGVKNGFGGLVKNEMMYLGMNDVAGILPRGGTILGTTNRDNPFHFKTVEEDGTVVYKDMSGVVLENLKKREIDALLVIGGDGTIKIGGEIAELGVKVVCVPKTIDNDIACTERTFGFDTAVGVATEALDRLHTTAESHHRVMVLEVMGRYAGWIALHAGLAGGADCILIPEIPYDIRAVQEKINRRQQKGSKFSLVVVAEGAAPIGGEMVGVERKEGTEKLRLGGIGNILAEQLEELCGVETRCTTLGHLQRGGSPTAYDRVLATRFGVVATEALLGGKTDIMVALQNNEVIEVPLSEVAKQSALVPTDCELVRSAKRIGICFGD, translated from the coding sequence ATTCGAAACATTGCCGTCTTAACAGGCGGCGGCGATTGCCCGGGACTTAATGCAGTCCTTCGCGCAGTAGTGCGCACGGCGATCTCGCAAGGTGTCAGCGTATGGGGCGTCAAAAACGGTTTTGGCGGTCTTGTAAAAAATGAAATGATGTATCTCGGCATGAATGACGTAGCAGGCATTTTGCCGCGCGGCGGTACCATTCTCGGTACGACGAACCGTGATAACCCGTTCCATTTCAAGACGGTCGAAGAAGACGGCACTGTCGTCTACAAAGATATGTCGGGCGTCGTACTCGAAAACTTGAAAAAACGTGAGATCGACGCACTTCTCGTCATCGGTGGTGACGGCACCATCAAGATCGGCGGAGAGATCGCCGAGCTCGGTGTTAAAGTCGTCTGCGTGCCGAAAACGATCGACAACGACATCGCCTGCACCGAACGTACCTTCGGCTTCGACACGGCTGTCGGCGTTGCAACGGAGGCGCTTGACCGTCTTCACACGACGGCAGAATCGCATCACCGCGTCATGGTACTCGAAGTCATGGGCCGTTATGCAGGCTGGATCGCACTTCATGCAGGTCTTGCGGGCGGTGCAGACTGTATCCTGATCCCCGAAATTCCGTACGACATTCGTGCCGTACAAGAAAAGATCAACCGTCGTCAGCAAAAAGGCAGCAAATTCAGCCTCGTCGTCGTCGCAGAAGGCGCGGCACCGATCGGCGGCGAAATGGTCGGCGTAGAGCGCAAAGAAGGCACTGAAAAACTTCGTCTTGGCGGGATCGGCAATATCCTCGCCGAACAGCTCGAAGAACTCTGCGGTGTAGAAACACGCTGCACCACGCTCGGACATCTCCAGCGCGGCGGCTCGCCGACAGCATATGACCGCGTGCTCGCAACGAGATTCGGCGTTGTCGCAACAGAAGCACTCCTTGGCGGCAAGACCGATATCATGGTCGCACTTCAGAATAATGAAGTCATCGAAGTACCGCTTAGTGAAGTGGCAAAACAGTCGGCACTCGTACCGACAGACTGCGAGCTCGTTCGTTCGGCAAAACGCATCGGCATCTGTTTCGGTGACTGA
- a CDS encoding NYN domain-containing protein, with product MKKTYLLIDGYNVIHAWRTLDKWGDDMAAARDELLTITADYSAYRDCLSILVFDAPSAPISSVEENSGVTVVFTSEEETADSYIERTAYQLVRQGETVYVVTSDGLEQSVILGAGAYRISAREWRETIKAAKKERRRKYQTRPLGDRSELAARLSDEVLAKLEALRRAELK from the coding sequence ATGAAAAAAACGTACCTTCTTATCGACGGCTATAACGTCATCCATGCATGGCGTACACTCGATAAATGGGGCGATGATATGGCGGCGGCGCGCGACGAGCTTCTCACGATCACAGCCGATTACAGCGCGTATCGCGACTGCTTGTCGATACTCGTATTCGATGCGCCGTCCGCGCCCATCTCCTCGGTAGAAGAAAACTCGGGCGTGACTGTCGTATTCACGAGCGAAGAAGAAACGGCAGACAGCTATATCGAACGAACGGCTTATCAGCTCGTCAGACAAGGCGAGACCGTATACGTCGTCACCAGCGACGGGCTTGAACAATCCGTCATCTTGGGTGCAGGCGCATACCGCATCAGCGCACGCGAATGGCGCGAAACGATCAAAGCGGCGAAAAAAGAACGCCGCAGGAAGTATCAGACGCGCCCTTTGGGTGACCGCAGCGAACTGGCCGCGCGTCTTTCCGACGAAGTCCTCGCCAAACTCGAAGCACTCAGACGAGCAGAACTGAAATAG